AGAAATGAGATCGTGAGTTACGCGGATTAGCGAGCCGCGAGCAGCGCGGCAATTCGGTCGAAGATTCGCTCTGCGACGTCCGCCTTAGACAATACGTCCAAGTCTTCCGTCGTGCCGTCGTGAGCAATGAGGGTGGCCTTGGACGTGTCTTTGCCAAAGCCCGAGACTTCGGAGTCGACCTCGTTGGCGACAATGAGGTCGAGGTTCTTTTTCTTTAGCTTTACCTGGGCATTCGCAAGGAGATCGTCCGTCTCCGCGGCAAAGCCCACGATGACTTGCTCGGGCCGGCGTACGGCGCTGACAAGTCCGAGTACGTCAGGATTCTCGACGAGCGTGAGTTCGAGGTTCTTTCCACTCTTCTTGCGCTTGCTTTGAGCGGGCTTTTCGATGCGGTAATCGGCCACCGCGGCCGCCCCGATAAACACATCGGAATCTTGCGAAAGACTGACAACGGCCTCGGCCATTTCGACGGCAGTTTTTACGGGGAGGGTGAGCACACTGTGAGGCATGGTCACCGATGACGGGCCGCTGATTACCGTGACGACCGCCCCGCGCGACAAGGCTTCAAGCGCCAATGCCCGGCCCATTTTGCCGGAAGAGTAGTTGCCGATGAAGCGCACGGGATCGATTGGCTCGTGGGTGGCTCCGCTGGTGATCAAGACTCGCTTGCCGGTCAGGTCTCGTTTTTCGGACAACAAAACGGCGGACATCTCAAGAATCGCTTGCGGGTCAATCAATCGCCCCGGGCCGACGGTACCGCAGGCAAGCCGCCCAAAATCGGGTCCCACAAAGTGGCATCCGCGCTGACGCAGTTTCAGGATGTTCTCTTGCGTTGCGGGGTGGTTGTACATGTTGGTATTCATCGCGGGCGCGAACAGGACAGGGGCCTTGGTGGCGAGCAGTGTCGTGGACAACCAATCGTCCGCTACCCCGTTGGCCGCCTTCGCAATGATGTTTGCAGTGGCAGGCGCGATCAAGAAAAGGTTTGCGCGCGTCGCGACGGCGATATGCTCGATGTCCGGATTCTGCATCGGTTCGAACATG
This genomic stretch from Candidatus Hydrogenedentota bacterium harbors:
- the coaBC gene encoding bifunctional phosphopantothenoylcysteine decarboxylase/phosphopantothenate--cysteine ligase CoaBC; translated protein: MKPISNKEIVLGVTGSIAAYKACELASRLVELGAKVTPVLTKSAAELVGPATFEAITGRRAIMRMFEPMQNPDIEHIAVATRANLFLIAPATANIIAKAANGVADDWLSTTLLATKAPVLFAPAMNTNMYNHPATQENILKLRQRGCHFVGPDFGRLACGTVGPGRLIDPQAILEMSAVLLSEKRDLTGKRVLITSGATHEPIDPVRFIGNYSSGKMGRALALEALSRGAVVTVISGPSSVTMPHSVLTLPVKTAVEMAEAVVSLSQDSDVFIGAAAVADYRIEKPAQSKRKKSGKNLELTLVENPDVLGLVSAVRRPEQVIVGFAAETDDLLANAQVKLKKKNLDLIVANEVDSEVSGFGKDTSKATLIAHDGTTEDLDVLSKADVAERIFDRIAALLAAR